From a region of the Methanobacterium sp. genome:
- a CDS encoding ATPase — protein MIVRLESGIPGFDELTSDQKTGIGGLPENTTTLIYGPPKTGKSIFCYQFMYRGLQKDEPCLYLLTDYGLNQLDQNAKHFNFNLDEYIQNEMLYIIDTASGISETAISETETYKTSSVNNPTEIMIKLKTGTQFLFKKYSLFRSLLDSMTTLLAFNDDMLVIRVLKAYILRVKEAGGTLIITYTEGSADPQIETMLKALVDNIIRFDGENVSIEAMVGCGKRKAPYEITDEGINIKEREI, from the coding sequence ATGATAGTTCGTCTTGAGTCTGGAATCCCTGGATTTGATGAATTAACCAGTGACCAAAAAACAGGAATTGGAGGATTACCTGAAAATACCACCACTCTCATCTACGGACCACCAAAAACAGGTAAATCCATATTCTGCTACCAATTCATGTACCGTGGACTACAAAAAGATGAACCATGCCTATACCTACTCACAGATTACGGTTTAAACCAATTAGATCAAAATGCAAAGCATTTTAATTTTAATTTAGATGAATATATTCAAAACGAAATGTTATACATAATCGATACTGCTTCAGGCATTTCAGAAACTGCTATAAGTGAAACTGAAACTTATAAAACTTCTTCTGTGAATAATCCCACTGAAATAATGATTAAATTAAAAACAGGTACACAGTTTTTATTTAAGAAATATTCTCTATTTAGATCTTTACTGGATTCAATGACCACATTATTAGCGTTCAATGACGATATGCTGGTTATAAGAGTTCTAAAAGCTTACATACTACGTGTAAAAGAAGCCGGCGGAACGCTGATAATTACATATACAGAAGGATCAGCCGATCCACAAATTGAAACCATGCTAAAGGCTCTTGTAGATAATATTATCAGATTTGATGGAGAAAATGTTAGCATTGAAGCCATGGTTGGTTGTGGGAAAAGAAAAGCTCCTTATGAAATTACTGATGAAGGTATTAACATTAAAGAGAGGGAGATTTAG
- a CDS encoding recombinase RecA encodes MPRLESGIPGFDELAWDKKTDEGGIPESTATLIYGPPKTGKSIFCYQFMYRGLQKDEPCLYLLTDYGLSQLDQNGVNLNLFLQQYVQKETLYVVDALSKLSRGKISDTNTYKLSSLNNPTDLMVKVGVGTRFVFSKSPKFRSIFDSLTTSFAFNPDRLVIRILKAYIKRIKDAGGTSVIMYTEGVATPETEEMIKENVDNIIRLDGEFITIESMIGIKKKKAHYEITDSGIIIGEELNE; translated from the coding sequence ATTCCTCGTCTTGAGTCAGGGATTCCCGGATTTGATGAATTAGCCTGGGATAAAAAGACAGATGAAGGTGGAATTCCAGAAAGCACTGCCACACTCATCTACGGACCACCAAAAACAGGTAAATCCATATTCTGCTACCAATTCATGTACCGTGGACTACAAAAAGATGAACCATGCCTATACCTACTCACAGATTACGGTTTAAGCCAATTAGATCAAAATGGCGTGAATTTAAATCTATTTTTACAACAGTACGTGCAAAAAGAAACATTATACGTAGTAGATGCATTATCTAAGCTATCAAGAGGTAAAATTTCTGATACTAATACTTATAAATTATCTTCACTCAATAACCCCACAGATTTAATGGTTAAAGTTGGAGTAGGAACCAGATTCGTATTTTCAAAGTCCCCTAAATTTAGATCAATTTTTGATTCACTTACAACTTCATTTGCATTTAATCCTGATAGACTTGTAATTCGGATTTTAAAAGCTTATATAAAACGTATAAAAGATGCAGGAGGTACATCAGTTATAATGTATACAGAAGGAGTAGCCACTCCTGAAACCGAAGAGATGATTAAAGAAAATGTGGACAATATTATACGACTCGACGGAGAATTTATAACAATAGAATCTATGATTGGAATAAAGAAAAAGAAAGCTCATTATGAAATCACTGATAGCGGCATAATTATTGGAGAGGAGTTAAATGAGTGA
- a CDS encoding tetratricopeptide repeat protein, protein MEKIQLCKETEAETFMNLGMLYNEEEDFDYAIENLNKSLEIYRELENGEAEAFVLDLIGDTYLSTRETHTALKYYNDAYKAYTSIRSSLKADMLEKIREVEDIQDAMDSAKSEKDKYEEDDFPSEISAEEDYSPDFVEIGNKIDNVIKLLESARAYEIYIKAKDPMEELQEIFNTSRDIGDMKGEAISLLIMGDVSLKNEKTSAALKYFDNAYKIFDMLGDEKGEAISLVLIGTVDFVLGDMAKVSSNFRKAIELFKKLNDKSAETVTMDLLSSLNKS, encoded by the coding sequence ATGGAAAAAATCCAGTTATGCAAGGAAACTGAAGCTGAAACCTTTATGAATCTGGGAATGTTATACAATGAAGAAGAAGATTTTGATTATGCTATTGAAAATCTAAATAAATCACTTGAAATATATCGGGAACTTGAAAATGGCGAAGCAGAAGCTTTTGTATTAGATTTAATCGGAGATACGTACCTCAGCACGCGTGAAACCCATACAGCTCTAAAATATTATAATGATGCATATAAAGCATATACTTCTATTAGATCATCCCTCAAAGCAGATATGTTAGAAAAAATAAGGGAAGTAGAGGATATTCAAGATGCTATGGACTCTGCAAAATCCGAAAAAGATAAATATGAAGAAGATGACTTTCCCTCTGAAATTTCAGCTGAAGAAGATTACAGCCCAGATTTTGTAGAAATTGGAAATAAAATAGATAATGTCATAAAATTGCTTGAATCAGCACGTGCTTATGAAATATATATTAAAGCCAAAGATCCAATGGAAGAACTGCAGGAAATCTTCAACACGTCCCGTGACATAGGCGATATGAAAGGAGAAGCTATATCATTGCTTATAATGGGAGATGTTTCCCTTAAAAATGAAAAAACTAGTGCAGCACTTAAATATTTTGATAATGCATATAAAATTTTTGACATGTTAGGAGATGAGAAAGGAGAAGCTATTTCTCTGGTTTTAATTGGAACAGTGGATTTTGTGCTTGGAGATATGGCAAAAGTAAGTTCAAACTTTAGAAAGGCCATTGAACTATTTAAAAAATTAAATGATAAATCTGCAGAAACAGTTACAATGGATCTCTTATCATCTTTAAATAAAAGTTGA
- the serB gene encoding phosphoserine phosphatase SerB, giving the protein MIKLIAFDLDNVLIDGEAIDEIGKLVGIEDKIAEITKKAMEGELDFETALKERVTLLKGASVDDIKNVIDDIPLMEGAKETVGELKKRGYRIATISGSFEFIANRMKNELDLDYTFANVLHEEDGFLTGEVTGPLVGGSKADVLKEIMKTENLSADECAAVGDGANDISMLELAKLGIAFNAKPVLREIADVIIEKRDLRELLELFEVNNKDVDNKEVSKLPEEDNFDELLAEKRTLEKKLSDLTKERDKLNDDAKSQREIRDELNASIKDNLNTAIKYRDKRDKINVEVKKYKKLRDETNEKLKSVEWASGKRDIINIENEIKKLEKTIETRVLDIRKENELVKKVTDLSKKLQDMHQDEKIQKEAIELKELSESYHAKVVEFSDEAQSTHEKMIEYFHKIDEIRNKADEAHNTFMEIRNNASGKHDEVKEVLGHIRKINKKLDKVRSKKRNIETEASNKKNAKEKEHAEDIYQKFKDGKKLNTDELLLLQKHNVI; this is encoded by the coding sequence TTGATTAAACTTATAGCCTTTGATCTTGATAATGTATTGATAGACGGTGAAGCCATTGACGAAATTGGCAAACTAGTTGGAATAGAAGACAAAATAGCAGAAATTACAAAAAAAGCCATGGAAGGAGAATTGGATTTCGAAACAGCCCTTAAAGAAAGAGTAACTTTACTTAAGGGTGCTTCAGTGGACGATATTAAAAATGTAATTGATGATATTCCCCTTATGGAAGGGGCCAAAGAAACAGTTGGGGAGCTTAAAAAGAGAGGATATAGGATTGCAACTATAAGCGGTAGTTTTGAATTTATTGCCAACCGCATGAAAAATGAATTAGATCTTGATTATACATTTGCAAATGTTTTACACGAAGAAGACGGTTTTTTAACCGGAGAAGTAACTGGACCTCTTGTAGGTGGTTCAAAAGCAGATGTTTTAAAAGAAATAATGAAAACAGAAAATTTATCTGCAGATGAATGCGCAGCAGTTGGCGATGGAGCAAATGATATTTCCATGCTTGAACTGGCTAAATTAGGTATAGCTTTCAATGCAAAGCCCGTTTTAAGAGAAATTGCAGATGTAATAATTGAAAAAAGAGATTTAAGAGAATTATTAGAATTATTTGAAGTAAATAATAAAGATGTAGATAATAAAGAGGTTTCTAAATTGCCTGAAGAAGATAACTTTGACGAACTCCTAGCTGAAAAAAGAACACTTGAAAAGAAACTCAGTGATCTTACAAAAGAACGTGATAAATTAAATGACGATGCAAAATCACAAAGAGAAATAAGAGACGAACTTAATGCAAGTATAAAGGATAATCTGAATACTGCTATTAAATACAGGGATAAACGTGACAAAATTAATGTCGAAGTTAAAAAATATAAAAAACTTCGAGATGAAACCAATGAAAAGCTTAAAAGTGTGGAATGGGCATCTGGAAAGAGAGATATAATAAATATCGAAAATGAAATCAAAAAACTTGAAAAAACCATAGAAACCAGAGTACTGGACATAAGGAAAGAAAATGAATTGGTTAAAAAAGTTACTGATTTAAGTAAAAAACTTCAGGATATGCATCAAGATGAAAAAATTCAAAAAGAAGCAATAGAGCTTAAAGAATTATCAGAATCATATCATGCTAAAGTTGTGGAGTTTTCAGATGAGGCTCAATCTACACACGAAAAAATGATTGAATACTTCCATAAAATAGACGAAATAAGAAATAAGGCTGATGAGGCTCATAATACGTTTATGGAAATAAGGAATAATGCATCTGGCAAACATGATGAAGTAAAGGAAGTTTTAGGCCATATACGTAAAATAAACAAGAAATTAGATAAAGTTAGGTCTAAAAAACGAAATATTGAAACTGAAGCAAGCAATAAAAAGAATGCTAAAGAAAAAGAGCATGCAGAAGACATATATCAGAAATTTAAAGATGGTAAAAAGTTAAACACAGATGAACTGTTGCTTCTTCAAAAACATAATGTTATTTAA